Proteins encoded together in one Lutra lutra chromosome 4, mLutLut1.2, whole genome shotgun sequence window:
- the CRH gene encoding corticoliberin — protein MRLPLLLSAGVLLVALLPCPPCRALLSRGPIPGARQAPQHPQPLDFFQLPPQPQQPQQPQARPVLLRMGEEYFLRLGNLNKSPAAPLLPASSPVAGGSGSRLSPDEAAANFFRALLQQLPLPRRPLDSPTGPAERRAENALGSRQETPERERRSEEPPISLDLTFHLLREVLEMARAEQLAQQAHSNRKLMEIIGK, from the coding sequence ATGCGGCTGCCGCTGCTCTTGTCCGCGGGCGTCTTGCTGGTGGCTCTCCTGCCCTGCCCGCCATGCAGGGCCCTCCTCAGCCGGGGGCCCATCCCCGGCGCCCGGCAGGCCCCgcagcacccccagcccctggattTCTTCCAGCTGCCGCcgcagccccagcagccccaaCAGCCGCAGGCTCGGCCCGTCCTGCTTCGCATGGGGGAGGAATATTTCCTCCGCCTGGGTAACCTCAACAAGAGCCCCGCTGCTCCCCTCTTGCCCGCCTCTTCACCTGTCGCTGGCGGCAGCGGCAGCCGCCTTTCGCCGGACGAGGCGGCCGCCAACTTTTTCCGCGCTTTGCTGCAGCAGCTGCCGCTGCCCCGGCGCCCGCTCGACAGCCCCACAGGTCCCGCCGAGCGCAGAGCCGAGAACGCCCTCGGCAGCCGCCAGGAGACACCGGAGAGGGAGAGGCGATCCGAGGAACCTCCCATCTCGCTGGATCTCACCTTCCACCTCTTACGAGAAGTCTTGGAAATGGCCAGGGCTGAGCAGTTAGCGCAGCAAGCTCACAGCAACAGGAAACTGATGGAGATTATTGGGAAATAA